A window of Hymenobacter aerilatus contains these coding sequences:
- a CDS encoding NUDIX hydrolase: MPINITPWKTLQSELVFEHKWYTLRRDHVELPNGHVLDDYFVSVRPNVVLIFPLTTDNEVLFVRQYKHAAAEILLELPGGVVDAHETEHLQAAARELVEETGYAGDLELLSEVIDNPTKDTNRIYFYLARNAHHVAEQHLDPTENIEVVRVPLAEIEGMVLRGAIKVSGSVALCLLALRTLGR; the protein is encoded by the coding sequence ATGCCTATCAACATTACCCCCTGGAAAACCCTGCAATCGGAACTCGTCTTTGAGCACAAATGGTACACGCTCCGCCGCGACCATGTGGAGCTGCCCAACGGCCACGTGCTCGACGACTACTTTGTGAGCGTGCGCCCCAACGTGGTGCTGATTTTTCCGCTGACTACGGACAATGAAGTGCTGTTTGTGCGCCAGTACAAGCACGCCGCCGCCGAGATTTTGCTGGAGCTGCCCGGCGGGGTAGTAGATGCCCACGAAACCGAGCACCTGCAAGCCGCTGCCCGCGAGCTGGTAGAGGAAACCGGCTACGCCGGCGACCTAGAGCTGCTTTCCGAAGTCATCGACAACCCCACCAAAGACACCAACCGCATCTATTTCTACCTGGCCCGCAACGCCCACCACGTAGCCGAGCAGCACCTCGACCCTACCGAAAACATTGAGGTAGTGCGCGTGCCCCTAGCCGAAATAGAAGGCATGGTGCTGCGCGGTGCTATCAAAGTTTCCGGCTCGGTAGCGCTATGCCTACTGGCCCTGCGTACGTTGGGGAGGTAA
- a CDS encoding glycoside hydrolase family 43 protein, whose translation MKKYLLPVCLLLLSSPLFAQKTATAKKPKTSNTQQKPDQRAGNPIFPGWYADPEGAIFQKQYWVYPTYSAKYKEQVFFDAFSSPDLVTWTKHHAILDTARVKWAKMAMWAPAIIEKDKRYYLFFGANDIQNDQERGGIGVAVADKPGGPYKDYLGKPLVDKFYNGAQPIDQFVFKDPKDGQHYLIYGGWKHCNIAKLKNDFTGFVPFEDGTTFREITPQQYVEGPFMFVRNNKYYFMWSEGGWTGPNYSVAYAVADSPFGPFQRVGKILQQDPSIATGAGHHSVMQVPGKDEWYIVYHRRPLGETDGNHRVTCIDRMEFNADGTIKPVQMTNTSVSAKLLR comes from the coding sequence ATGAAAAAATATTTGCTGCCCGTCTGCTTGCTTTTGTTGAGCAGTCCACTATTCGCCCAAAAAACCGCAACCGCTAAGAAGCCCAAGACCAGCAACACGCAGCAAAAGCCTGATCAGCGGGCCGGCAATCCTATCTTCCCCGGCTGGTATGCCGACCCGGAAGGCGCTATTTTTCAGAAGCAATATTGGGTCTACCCTACCTACTCAGCGAAGTATAAAGAGCAGGTTTTCTTCGATGCCTTTTCCTCGCCCGACCTCGTGACGTGGACCAAGCACCACGCCATCTTGGACACTGCCCGCGTAAAATGGGCTAAAATGGCCATGTGGGCGCCCGCCATCATCGAAAAAGATAAGCGCTACTATCTGTTTTTTGGGGCCAACGACATCCAGAACGACCAGGAGCGCGGTGGCATTGGCGTGGCCGTGGCCGATAAGCCAGGCGGACCCTACAAAGACTACCTGGGCAAGCCTCTGGTAGACAAGTTTTACAATGGCGCCCAGCCTATCGATCAGTTTGTGTTCAAAGATCCCAAAGACGGGCAGCATTACCTGATTTATGGCGGCTGGAAGCATTGCAATATCGCCAAGCTGAAGAACGACTTCACGGGGTTTGTGCCGTTTGAGGACGGCACCACGTTCCGCGAAATCACGCCCCAGCAGTATGTAGAGGGCCCATTTATGTTTGTGCGCAACAACAAGTACTACTTTATGTGGTCGGAGGGCGGCTGGACCGGCCCCAACTACTCGGTGGCCTACGCCGTAGCCGATTCGCCATTCGGGCCGTTTCAACGGGTAGGCAAGATTTTGCAGCAAGACCCCAGCATTGCCACCGGCGCAGGGCACCATTCCGTGATGCAGGTACCAGGCAAGGATGAATGGTACATCGTGTACCACCGCCGCCCACTGGGCGAAACCGACGGCAACCACCGCGTCACCTGCATCGACCGCATGGAATTCAACGCCGATGGCACCATCAAACCCGTGCAAATGACCAATACCAGCGTGTCGGCTAAGCTCCTCCGTTAA
- a CDS encoding nitroreductase family protein, translating to MKHAPTTYPVHELIRQRWSPRSFASQPVAHDTLQQVFEAATWSASALNAQPWRYIYAHHADQENFQKMVDCLLPGNQPWAKNAPVLILALANTQFDNGQPNGAALHDLGMANATLSIEATAQGLYTHFMGGFDHARTKEAFQLPDTLQPVAFIALGYLGDAELLEEPFLSREKAARQRKPVSEIAFKGSLPA from the coding sequence GTGAAACACGCCCCCACTACCTACCCCGTGCATGAGCTAATTCGCCAGCGCTGGAGCCCTCGTTCGTTTGCCAGTCAGCCCGTAGCGCACGACACGCTGCAACAGGTTTTTGAAGCAGCTACCTGGTCGGCTAGTGCCCTCAATGCGCAGCCCTGGCGCTATATCTACGCGCACCACGCCGATCAGGAGAACTTCCAGAAAATGGTAGACTGCCTGCTGCCCGGCAATCAGCCCTGGGCCAAAAATGCGCCCGTGCTCATCCTAGCACTCGCCAACACGCAGTTTGATAACGGTCAGCCCAATGGCGCGGCCCTCCATGACCTAGGCATGGCCAACGCCACACTATCTATTGAGGCTACGGCGCAGGGCTTATACACGCACTTTATGGGTGGTTTCGATCATGCTCGCACCAAGGAAGCTTTCCAGCTACCCGACACGCTGCAACCCGTTGCCTTTATTGCCCTGGGCTACCTCGGCGACGCAGAGCTGCTGGAAGAGCCCTTCCTGAGCCGTGAGAAAGCAGCTCGCCAGCGCAAGCCTGTTTCTGAAATTGCTTTCAAAGGCTCCCTACCCGCCTAG
- a CDS encoding winged helix-turn-helix domain-containing protein, translating to MKELLLTPESFRLDGRLWLQGPADRFLGIGRLELLGHIAETGSISKAAQAMGMSYKKAWDLVNSMNAQVNTPLVSTQTGGSHGGGTVLTPAGRQVLEVFSAAQVRFQEFIQQETERLLG from the coding sequence ATGAAAGAGCTGCTACTTACCCCCGAAAGCTTCCGCCTAGACGGCCGCCTGTGGCTGCAAGGCCCCGCCGACCGGTTCTTGGGCATTGGTCGGCTGGAGCTATTGGGCCACATTGCCGAAACGGGTTCTATTTCCAAAGCCGCGCAGGCCATGGGCATGTCCTACAAGAAAGCCTGGGACCTGGTAAATTCTATGAATGCGCAGGTGAACACGCCGCTGGTGAGCACGCAAACCGGCGGCTCGCACGGCGGCGGCACCGTGCTCACGCCGGCCGGCCGGCAGGTGCTGGAAGTGTTCAGCGCCGCGCAGGTGCGTTTTCAGGAATTTATTCAGCAGGAAACCGAGCGGCTGCTAGGGTAA
- a CDS encoding prolyl oligopeptidase family serine peptidase — translation MKLHLLTTLVLACGTLTVAAQEASYQLPPKAIVDLVEAPPTPRVSFSSNGQWMLMMSVQDMPTIDELSQPELRIAGLRLNPRTNGPSRVSYSTSLRLKRLPDGKELLVQGLPKTARISEVGWSPDNTKLAFTNTTDKHVELWLVDVAAASARLVPNLFLNSAFGDSYTWTPDSKSLLATAVVGGRGEIPASNVAPTGPTVQENAGRKAAARTYQDLLKNPADERLFDYYATAQVVKVDVSGRMQPLGSPGVIESARPSPDGRFVLVKTRHRPYSYTLPVSSFPQRVDVLNIDGTLAKNLVDLPLADNVPIAFDAVPVGPRGHNWRADAPATLYWAEAQDGGNLKKDVPVHDKVFMLAAPFDGTTQLLAELPLRYRGIQWGTNTLALANGYRWADRKEMTWVVNPSAPATAPTVLFDHSSQDTYHDPGSPAQHRNAAGYPVLFTGKNSDVIYLMGQGASPEGDRPFVDALNLKTRKTERWWRSAAPYYEVPVAMLSADRHEFVTRRESATQPANYYLRQNSRLTPLTSFPNPYAAIGSLKKQVLQYKRPDGVALTANLYLPPNYKKEDGPLPTLMEAYPREYKDKNDAGQVSGSPYTFTRFGWSSPVFWVTQGYAVMQGVSIPIVGEGTKEPNDTYTEQLVASAKAAIDEGARLGVVDPKRVAVMGHSYGAFMTANLLAHSNLFRAGIARSGAYNRTLTPFGFQAEERTFWQAPQVYQAMSPFNYADRIKTPILLIHGEADNNSGTFPLQSERFYNALKGHGATVRYVVLPYEAHSYAARENILHMLWEMNSWLDKYVKSPAPASSSTQNTGDVGATNGK, via the coding sequence ATGAAATTGCACCTACTCACTACCCTGGTTTTGGCGTGTGGCACGCTGACGGTGGCGGCCCAGGAGGCCTCTTACCAGCTACCTCCCAAGGCCATTGTGGATCTGGTGGAGGCCCCGCCCACGCCCCGCGTTAGTTTTTCCTCCAATGGGCAGTGGATGCTGATGATGAGCGTGCAGGACATGCCCACCATCGACGAGTTGTCGCAGCCGGAGCTGCGCATTGCGGGCCTGCGCCTAAACCCGCGCACCAATGGCCCCAGCCGCGTGAGCTACTCTACCAGCCTGCGCCTCAAGCGCCTACCCGATGGCAAGGAGTTGCTGGTACAGGGCCTACCCAAAACGGCCCGCATCAGCGAGGTAGGCTGGTCGCCGGACAACACCAAACTAGCTTTCACCAACACCACCGACAAGCACGTGGAGTTGTGGCTAGTGGATGTAGCTGCCGCCTCGGCCCGCCTAGTGCCCAACCTGTTTCTGAACAGTGCCTTCGGCGACTCCTACACCTGGACGCCCGATAGCAAGTCGCTGCTGGCCACGGCGGTAGTAGGCGGCCGGGGCGAGATACCCGCTTCCAACGTGGCCCCTACCGGCCCTACCGTGCAGGAAAATGCAGGCCGAAAAGCGGCAGCCCGTACCTACCAAGACCTACTGAAAAACCCCGCCGATGAACGTCTGTTTGACTACTACGCCACGGCGCAGGTAGTGAAGGTGGACGTAAGTGGTCGGATGCAGCCATTGGGCTCACCGGGCGTTATCGAGTCGGCCAGGCCCTCACCCGATGGCCGCTTTGTGCTGGTGAAAACCCGGCATCGCCCCTATTCCTACACCTTGCCCGTGAGCAGCTTTCCGCAGCGGGTAGATGTGCTGAATATTGACGGTACGCTGGCCAAAAACCTCGTGGATTTGCCCCTGGCCGACAACGTACCCATTGCTTTCGATGCCGTGCCCGTTGGGCCGCGGGGCCACAACTGGCGCGCCGATGCGCCGGCTACCCTGTATTGGGCCGAGGCTCAGGACGGCGGCAATCTTAAGAAAGACGTGCCAGTACACGACAAAGTGTTTATGCTGGCGGCGCCTTTCGATGGCACCACGCAGCTACTGGCCGAGCTACCCCTGCGCTACCGCGGCATCCAGTGGGGTACCAACACGCTGGCTCTGGCCAACGGCTACCGCTGGGCCGACCGCAAGGAAATGACTTGGGTAGTGAACCCCAGCGCGCCGGCTACCGCCCCCACGGTGCTGTTCGACCATTCCTCGCAAGACACCTACCACGACCCTGGCTCGCCGGCCCAACACCGCAATGCAGCCGGCTACCCGGTGCTGTTTACGGGTAAAAACAGTGACGTTATTTACCTGATGGGCCAAGGAGCATCGCCGGAGGGCGACCGGCCCTTTGTGGATGCTCTGAACCTCAAAACCCGCAAGACGGAACGCTGGTGGCGCTCAGCGGCGCCCTACTACGAGGTGCCCGTGGCCATGCTAAGCGCCGACCGCCACGAGTTTGTCACCCGGCGCGAATCGGCCACGCAGCCAGCCAACTATTACCTGCGTCAGAACAGTCGCCTAACGCCGCTCACCAGCTTCCCCAATCCGTACGCGGCCATTGGCTCTCTGAAAAAGCAGGTGCTGCAATACAAGCGCCCCGATGGGGTAGCCCTCACAGCCAACCTCTACCTGCCACCTAACTACAAAAAAGAAGATGGCCCCCTGCCTACCCTCATGGAGGCCTACCCCCGCGAGTACAAAGACAAGAACGACGCCGGTCAGGTGAGCGGCTCGCCCTACACGTTCACGCGGTTCGGGTGGTCGTCGCCGGTGTTTTGGGTGACGCAGGGCTACGCCGTGATGCAGGGCGTGAGCATTCCGATTGTGGGTGAGGGCACCAAGGAGCCCAACGACACCTATACCGAGCAGCTGGTGGCCTCGGCCAAAGCCGCCATCGACGAGGGCGCCCGCCTGGGCGTGGTAGACCCCAAGCGCGTGGCTGTGATGGGCCACAGCTACGGCGCCTTTATGACGGCCAATCTGCTGGCGCACTCCAACTTATTCAGGGCGGGCATTGCGCGCAGCGGGGCATACAATCGCACCCTCACGCCCTTCGGTTTCCAGGCCGAGGAGCGCACCTTCTGGCAGGCACCGCAGGTGTACCAAGCCATGTCGCCCTTCAACTACGCCGACAGAATCAAGACGCCGATTCTGTTGATTCACGGCGAGGCCGACAACAACTCCGGCACTTTCCCGCTGCAAAGCGAGCGGTTCTATAATGCCCTGAAAGGCCACGGCGCCACCGTGCGCTATGTGGTCCTACCCTACGAAGCCCACAGCTACGCCGCCCGCGAAAACATCCTGCACATGTTGTGGGAGATGAATAGCTGGCTGGATAAGTACGTGAAAAGCCCCGCCCCTGCGTCATCATCTACTCAAAACACGGGCGACGTGGGCGCAACCAACGGGAAATAG
- a CDS encoding YMGG-like glycine zipper-containing protein has translation MKFFKFFLASLLVFALLGTTISTAQAQDKPKKGWSKKAKGAAIGGGAGVVGGALLGGTKGAIIGGAAGTVAGGAVGRNKDKKKDPARYRKYKNN, from the coding sequence ATGAAATTCTTCAAATTCTTCCTTGCTAGCCTGCTGGTATTTGCTCTGTTAGGCACTACTATTTCCACCGCGCAAGCGCAAGACAAGCCTAAGAAAGGCTGGAGTAAAAAAGCCAAAGGTGCCGCTATCGGCGGTGGTGCGGGCGTAGTAGGCGGTGCCCTGCTGGGCGGTACCAAAGGCGCTATTATCGGCGGTGCTGCTGGCACGGTAGCCGGTGGTGCCGTGGGTCGCAACAAAGACAAGAAGAAAGACCCCGCTCGCTACCGCAAGTACAAAAACAACTAA
- a CDS encoding D-2-hydroxyacid dehydrogenase — translation MHLFVYTPLTEPERQRLLDQLPADIHAVFRSLLDKSEEAAAFQKAELLLGNPPPEWFAEHEPTNLQFWQIDSAGFERYQALRPTYPVANMGDYFAWPCAETMVAGLLAHYRHLPELLALQGRQEWHRGSWQGRLGLLREKRVIILGSGTIGQAVQQQLTGFNCHVQLLARTDPRAQLHSKEELRAALPDTDIVVNCLPGSADGFFSAYLIEAMPPHSVYASVGRGNTTDEPALIAALRANRLAGAVLDVTAQEPLPADSPLWTLPHVILTQHTGGNQPGENDAKVDQFLRNLHRFQRKEELENPVDVSKGY, via the coding sequence ATGCACCTTTTTGTTTATACCCCACTCACCGAGCCCGAGCGGCAGCGCCTCCTCGACCAACTTCCCGCCGATATTCACGCCGTATTCCGCTCTCTATTAGACAAGTCGGAAGAAGCTGCTGCCTTCCAGAAAGCCGAGCTACTGTTGGGCAACCCACCGCCCGAGTGGTTCGCGGAGCACGAGCCCACCAACCTGCAGTTCTGGCAAATAGACTCGGCAGGCTTTGAGCGTTACCAAGCCCTGCGCCCCACCTACCCCGTGGCCAACATGGGCGACTACTTTGCCTGGCCCTGCGCCGAGACGATGGTAGCCGGGTTGCTGGCGCACTACCGCCATCTACCCGAGCTGCTAGCCCTACAAGGCCGCCAGGAGTGGCACCGTGGCTCCTGGCAGGGCCGCCTGGGGCTATTGCGCGAGAAGCGCGTGATTATCCTGGGCTCGGGTACCATTGGGCAGGCGGTGCAACAGCAGCTTACCGGCTTCAATTGCCACGTGCAACTGCTGGCCCGCACCGATCCACGTGCGCAGCTGCACTCCAAGGAGGAATTGCGCGCCGCCCTACCTGACACCGATATTGTGGTGAATTGCCTACCTGGCAGTGCCGACGGTTTCTTCTCGGCTTATCTTATTGAGGCCATGCCCCCGCACAGCGTATATGCCAGCGTGGGCCGCGGCAACACCACCGACGAGCCCGCCCTCATTGCCGCGCTGCGCGCCAACCGTCTCGCTGGCGCCGTGCTGGACGTAACGGCCCAGGAGCCCCTACCCGCCGACAGCCCCCTTTGGACCCTGCCCCACGTCATCCTGACCCAGCACACCGGCGGCAACCAACCCGGCGAAAACGACGCCAAGGTGGACCAGTTCCTGCGCAACCTGCATCGGTTTCAACGGAAAGAAGAGCTGGAAAACCCGGTGGACGTGTCGAAAGGGTATTAG
- a CDS encoding nitroreductase family protein → MAEASDFPFDVEQINRLVHERRSLQPVQFAPGRIIPDEIIQQLLENANWAPTHKRTEPWRFVVFSGAGLQRLATFQSETYKRHAGEKFQQAKYEKLAQMPLLSSHAIAIGLKRTDEVPEVEEVEAVACAVQNLHLTATAYGLAGFWGSGGVTYIEEAKPFFGLEPADRLLGIFWLGYPKEGATARSTRKPIAEKVTWVTQ, encoded by the coding sequence ATGGCAGAAGCTTCCGACTTCCCTTTTGATGTTGAGCAAATCAACCGCTTGGTGCACGAGCGGCGCAGCCTGCAACCCGTCCAGTTCGCGCCGGGTCGCATCATTCCCGACGAAATCATCCAGCAACTACTCGAAAACGCCAACTGGGCGCCTACCCACAAACGTACTGAGCCCTGGCGTTTTGTGGTGTTCAGCGGGGCGGGCTTGCAACGGCTGGCTACCTTCCAGAGCGAAACCTACAAGCGGCACGCCGGCGAGAAATTTCAGCAGGCCAAGTACGAAAAGCTGGCGCAGATGCCGCTGCTGTCGTCGCACGCCATTGCCATTGGTTTGAAACGAACCGACGAAGTGCCCGAGGTAGAAGAGGTAGAGGCCGTAGCATGCGCCGTGCAAAACCTGCATCTTACGGCTACTGCCTACGGCCTGGCTGGCTTTTGGGGTAGCGGTGGTGTCACCTACATTGAAGAGGCCAAGCCCTTCTTCGGCCTAGAGCCAGCCGACCGTCTGCTAGGTATCTTCTGGCTTGGCTACCCCAAGGAAGGCGCCACCGCCCGCAGTACCCGCAAGCCCATCGCCGAAAAGGTGACTTGGGTGACGCAGTGA
- a CDS encoding pirin family protein, with protein sequence MPHRLTHAHDRGLKDIGWLQSNFSLSFGPYANPERAGFGLLRVFNDDFVAPGNGFGLHAHANMEIISIMLAGRMNHIDSMGYREEVGADWVQIMSAGSGLRHEEHNVGDDTVNFLQIWIEPKLQNVTPRYQRRHFPAEKRRNQLTTVVSNEEGTAHCWINQNAKLSLGFYDAGQQVSYSLNPLNKCVFIFVIEGTLTVNGQAVAQRESLGLWETSEVQINCETESKFIVIEAPINH encoded by the coding sequence ATGCCCCACCGGCTCACCCACGCCCACGACCGGGGTCTGAAAGACATCGGCTGGCTGCAAAGCAATTTCTCACTTAGCTTCGGCCCCTACGCCAACCCTGAGCGGGCAGGCTTTGGGTTGCTGCGCGTGTTCAACGATGATTTTGTAGCACCTGGCAATGGCTTCGGGCTGCACGCCCACGCCAACATGGAAATCATCAGTATTATGCTGGCCGGGCGCATGAACCACATCGACTCGATGGGCTACCGCGAGGAGGTAGGCGCCGATTGGGTGCAGATTATGAGTGCCGGCTCTGGCCTGCGCCACGAGGAGCACAACGTGGGCGACGACACAGTGAACTTCCTGCAAATCTGGATTGAGCCGAAGCTGCAAAACGTGACGCCGCGCTACCAGCGCCGCCACTTCCCCGCCGAAAAGCGTCGCAACCAGCTCACCACCGTGGTCAGCAACGAGGAAGGCACGGCGCACTGCTGGATCAACCAAAATGCAAAGCTCTCCTTGGGCTTCTACGATGCCGGTCAGCAGGTCTCTTACTCGCTCAACCCGCTGAATAAGTGCGTGTTTATCTTTGTAATAGAAGGCACCTTAACTGTAAACGGCCAAGCCGTGGCCCAGCGCGAAAGCCTGGGGCTGTGGGAAACCAGCGAGGTGCAGATTAATTGCGAAACAGAAAGTAAGTTTATCGTGATTGAAGCGCCGATTAACCACTAA
- a CDS encoding TonB-dependent receptor — translation MVCLSLLLVAPGVVLAQQVRPTPAPADTARKAPIVLHDVVVAASKVQESILKSPVTVEKLGLRELRLTPAPSFFDAIEHVKGVQVITPSLGFKVINARGFTNTTNVRFVQLVDGMDNQAPHLGAPIGNAMGPSDLDIQSVEIVPGTAAALYGLNAINGLANFATRNPFTSEGLSVQQKTGLNHLNDRSTGVHPYTETSLRYAKVLLVDKLAFKLNATYLRGYDWVADNYTDINPNGNATTGLFGADNPAKDPVSSYGNESSDRSNLTLGGKTYQVARTGYREQDVTDYTLQTIKTDGALHYKLNSRTELAYTYRFSSLDNIYQRSNRFRLQDYRVQQHGISLNSPVVQARAYLTRENTGRSYNLRSMGENLERSFKPDAMWNREYTAAWNAATQAGQTVAQAHATARAAADAGRLQPGTPAFQDRLRQLQNINNWDRGAALRVQSDLIHAEGQVNVAEALRRRPRGSFPQWLDLLAGADHRTYVVVPDGNYFRNPNPGKDPLQDNLTYSKTGGFVQVGAHLWQDKVRLTATGRADKNDYFSTRFNPRFTAVYSPTQRHNFRLSYQSGYRFPSLFEGFSNVNSGQVQRVGGLRVMSNGVFENSYLRTSIDAFNAAVTRGVNTGGLSRSQAITQNQGLLEPNTYTYLKPEYIKSLELGYKTALLPEGRLLVDVDFYYNAYRDFIAQVEAYVPITGTGEVITATGNNLNAIATALSARASQSRYRLWTNSKSQVYNYGGSAGIRYSFLEGYQAGANATYARLDRTTNSDGLEDGFNTPRWAYNLSLGNPDAYHHFGFGLNYHWQDRYYSQTFLVNGYVPAFSSLDAQVSYALPKPQLNFKLGATNMLNKYYYSFLGGPSVGGLYYLTVTYQVL, via the coding sequence ATGGTTTGCCTCAGTCTGTTGCTGGTGGCACCAGGCGTGGTGCTAGCCCAGCAAGTGCGCCCTACCCCCGCCCCGGCCGATACCGCCCGCAAGGCACCCATTGTACTACACGATGTGGTGGTAGCAGCTTCCAAAGTGCAGGAGAGCATCCTGAAGTCGCCGGTGACGGTGGAAAAGCTGGGACTGCGGGAGCTACGCCTCACGCCCGCACCGTCGTTTTTTGATGCCATTGAACACGTGAAGGGCGTGCAGGTGATTACGCCCAGCCTGGGTTTCAAGGTGATAAATGCCCGCGGCTTCACGAACACCACCAACGTGCGCTTTGTGCAACTGGTGGATGGCATGGACAACCAGGCTCCGCATCTGGGCGCGCCCATTGGCAACGCCATGGGGCCGAGCGATTTGGATATTCAAAGCGTGGAAATCGTGCCCGGCACGGCGGCGGCGTTGTACGGGCTGAACGCTATTAACGGTCTGGCGAATTTCGCGACCCGCAACCCGTTTACTTCCGAAGGATTGAGCGTGCAGCAAAAAACCGGCCTCAACCACCTCAACGACCGGAGTACCGGCGTGCACCCCTACACCGAAACCAGCCTGCGCTACGCCAAGGTGCTGCTGGTTGATAAGCTGGCCTTTAAGCTAAACGCCACCTACCTGCGCGGCTACGACTGGGTGGCCGACAACTACACCGACATCAACCCCAATGGCAATGCGACTACGGGCCTGTTTGGGGCTGATAATCCGGCCAAAGATCCTGTGAGCAGCTACGGCAACGAGTCGTCGGACCGCTCGAACCTGACGCTGGGCGGCAAAACCTACCAAGTGGCGCGCACCGGCTACCGGGAGCAGGACGTGACCGATTACACGCTGCAAACCATCAAAACAGATGGCGCACTGCACTACAAGCTGAACAGTCGCACCGAACTGGCCTATACCTACCGCTTCAGCAGCCTCGACAACATTTACCAGCGTTCCAACCGCTTTCGGCTGCAAGACTACCGCGTGCAGCAGCACGGAATTTCGCTGAACAGCCCAGTGGTGCAGGCCCGCGCCTACCTCACCCGCGAGAATACCGGCCGGAGCTACAACCTGCGCTCCATGGGCGAAAACCTGGAGCGTAGCTTCAAGCCCGACGCCATGTGGAACCGCGAATACACCGCCGCCTGGAACGCCGCTACCCAAGCCGGCCAAACCGTAGCCCAGGCTCACGCCACAGCCCGCGCCGCCGCCGATGCGGGTAGGCTACAGCCCGGCACGCCCGCGTTCCAGGACCGTCTACGCCAACTCCAAAACATCAACAACTGGGACCGGGGTGCGGCCCTGCGCGTGCAGTCCGACCTGATTCATGCCGAGGGCCAGGTGAATGTGGCAGAAGCTCTGCGTCGCCGGCCCCGCGGCAGCTTTCCGCAGTGGCTGGACCTACTAGCCGGCGCCGACCACCGCACCTACGTGGTAGTGCCCGACGGCAACTACTTCCGCAACCCCAATCCTGGCAAAGACCCACTTCAGGACAACCTAACCTACTCTAAAACGGGCGGCTTTGTGCAGGTAGGCGCGCACTTGTGGCAGGATAAAGTCCGCCTCACCGCCACCGGCCGCGCCGACAAAAACGATTACTTTTCTACCCGCTTCAACCCGCGCTTCACGGCCGTATACTCGCCTACCCAGCGCCACAACTTCCGGCTGAGCTACCAGAGTGGCTACCGCTTCCCGAGCTTGTTTGAAGGCTTTTCCAACGTGAACAGCGGGCAGGTGCAGCGCGTGGGTGGCCTGCGAGTGATGTCGAATGGGGTGTTTGAGAACAGCTATCTACGCACCAGCATTGACGCGTTCAACGCCGCCGTGACGCGGGGTGTGAACACCGGCGGGTTGAGCCGCTCTCAGGCCATTACGCAAAACCAAGGTTTGCTGGAGCCGAACACCTACACCTACCTCAAGCCCGAATACATTAAGTCGTTGGAACTGGGCTACAAGACGGCGCTGCTGCCAGAGGGTAGGCTGCTGGTGGACGTGGATTTCTACTACAACGCCTACCGCGACTTCATTGCCCAGGTAGAAGCTTACGTACCCATCACTGGCACCGGTGAGGTCATCACGGCCACCGGCAACAACCTAAACGCCATTGCCACCGCCCTGAGCGCCCGCGCTAGCCAGAGCCGCTACCGCCTCTGGACCAACTCCAAAAGCCAAGTGTATAACTACGGTGGTAGCGCCGGTATACGCTACTCGTTTCTGGAGGGCTACCAAGCCGGCGCCAATGCCACCTACGCCCGCCTCGACCGCACCACCAACAGCGACGGCCTGGAAGACGGCTTCAATACCCCACGCTGGGCCTATAACCTAAGCCTGGGCAACCCAGATGCCTACCACCATTTCGGCTTCGGGCTGAACTACCACTGGCAAGACCGATACTACTCCCAAACCTTCCTGGTAAACGGCTACGTGCCCGCCTTCAGCAGCCTCGATGCACAAGTAAGCTACGCCCTACCCAAGCCCCAACTCAATTTTAAACTGGGTGCTACCAACATGCTGAACAAATACTACTATTCTTTCCTGGGCGGCCCCAGCGTGGGCGGGCTGTACTACCTGACGGTGACGTACCAAGTGCTCTAA